The Aedes albopictus strain Foshan chromosome 1, AalbF5, whole genome shotgun sequence genomic interval GTAGATTGCCCGGAAATACTTGCGCAATTGGACTTCCGAGTTCCTCAAAGGTGGTTACGGAATTCTTCGTTGCTGCAAATCAGGTACCATCGTACTGCCTATGGTTACCATGCGCCACTGACAGCGATGATTAGGGCGTTTTTGGAGGTAGAATCCGTGTTTGAGTTTGGAAGAAGTTCAAACCAGCTACGCAATGCTctccgaagaagaagatgaagatgtaATTTTTTTAATTCGTTAAGTTTTATTGTATTGTTTCTTTTTTTACCAACTAACTTATTCATGTAGACTTTTGTCGGATggattattgtcgcgcttatcttttattagagtcctgcggcggtcgtacgctcgcaaggcataccgccgcatgacagtcgcaaggcaaaacaaaagaaaaagtgttcccgccaaaaacaaaagcacgtgggtttcgcgaagtgacagatgtttttgaatgtattcgtgacgaacggcaagagtggctcagtggaatgagtgttcttgctgtcaaaccccatataatggaataatatacttttaaatctggtgacgctgttatgattagtgactgtcgcgctaatataaGAAGCCAGAGGTAGATaaccgccatattctgatttttcttgagaggcataatattaacatacataaataaataaataaataaatactgcACGCTCattgaaaactactctaaagtgagtcgttttcgactcaCGTTGGTACAAAGTGCATCAGCTCATTTTAGAGTAAATTGAagttactcacttttgagtaactGTAAGATTTTCCAAAATTAGAGTAGTTTTCAACTCACTTTCTTAATTTCAATAAAAGCAAAAGTGAGTAAGTGTTACTcacttttaaattttttagatgaCATTTCATATTATAATTGATTCTAAAACAAAAAGCAAGTCAAtaatatctggagctcgatttgaataggtcgtatgtgctttcgtcgatataaaattcgatcagttagaTTCGCTTATTGTAGCGAAAACTGTTGGCATTAAACAAATCTTATACATACAgccgattccttacaaaacaggctttccttTCTATCATTAAAAGTCCCCGAAAAATAATTAATATTGCTACAgttactaaaataaactgatcgatttttatatcgacgaaagcacatacgacctattcaaatcgagctctagatataaataatttatttatttcaccATTGCATAAAtgttagacacattctaccgtgacgttacaacgttttgacgcattcgcagtcagattttcctctataactcatgaaaacgagcgtaaaccgcaaaatattttttcatattcggattccttgtaaaatttctgatatatttgacctgttgaacatttagttttcattagaaaaacgtgttcaaaatgcgtatttgtagcgtgacgttacaacgcgctagaatccgaccctctctaacgcgctacccacatcttaaaaaatctgctcggatttttatgatattctgaattttttttccaccattgaaatttattggtttgttcttcaattcaatggaataaaacatttgaatttcggatttgtttttgaatactcgacttttacatttcgtgacgttacaacgcccgttcagtttcaaacagggttctgctcgcgttgtaacgtcacgaaaatgcacatcatttcagaatcagaataatcagacaaaattgcccgaatttgtgaatatattattgcattatttttactgctccaagagcaactttattctattaaaaatccgttttgtgataaatggctcggagggccaagttattgctatcagcagtatgaaaactccttcatgaaggttaatggtacccatcttcgacctagtaccacccatattcatctaatattgtcctAAAGAcaattgatattcattacttcgcaccgccagatatttagattttgcagcataaaactaatcacgccgtcgaagtaaacattttttcaataatttatgcaatgtcattgattcaattaaaaacgctttaagatgtgcaagcagttattgaaccaaagacatacctgaggatctgcataccacttaggggcatcaatttctgtgattccagacacaaatagacctaattctgacaaaaaaaaatccatcctatatatgtcagagttataattacttagagagttagtgtctttggcagttgtttgataagtcaaaaacttacagctgatttactattggatgtgagattcagacacacttggcgacgcttattaaaagtttacaataatttagaatttctcaaaaagttttcaacaagttttgattagttgagaaactattttttggcaaaatctttgggcactttataagaagttacaacatgttcaatattttttgaataaatataaagtgcattatttttcaaaatttcaactaccacaaGTCAGTTACAAACTTTAACCAAAcagcttttaaactgaaaaatcttgacaagataaacaagttttccaaagacatcaacattctaaaagtctaaagtttaAGTAATTAGAttcccgagatatatgagtttcaatttcgtaggtgttacgtctgtttgtcggtgattcttgtcaaatcaaaaatagatgtaacactgacgtaatatccatcccatatatttcaagatcttaactatttagacagttggtatcctcgacaaaattgtttggctggtcaagaactttcaattgatgggccgtatgatttcaaatccttccactaggaggcgctagatagcatatacatttttagttttacttatctcaggatcatgattaattggaaagatggtttttatgaaatatataaaaaattatcaaattttgactgatagttcctcatcttgttaccTGTAATTTCTATAActttggacttgattggtaagctctacacaaagatggagcgctttaagcagaatcatagtTTTGCatgttgttctattaactcttatatctaaggaataagcgaatcaaatcaaattaaattttgaaagttaagaattatatattgatctttgattacaatttgatttgaatacaatatgtccaaagtgaaaaaagttccagcttgtagaatgcttttcaagacattctaatcccttgcctgcttttacAAAATGAAAACTAAAATCTCGCAtatattggtaaatcaactgcaagtcctttacttaccaaacaactttgccgaagaaatcgtatttctatgtaaaagggttcctgagatgtatgaaatttaaaatttttaagttctctagcgccgcctgttggtggaactttaaatcaaactatccatcaactgtaagtctttgaccaacttaataacttcgaaatttcgtcagtgtttcgtctgttggccactcatatcacagaatttttcggtttgagtggtattagattacGATTCAAAAAATTTACAAtgtcgcagtacaattacatcgtagattttggccaaacaccatctcccccgtccttcaaaagtctacgtagtttattaaccggcaatggtacgcaatttataaacgatatctcggaaaagagctcatacacaacgagaacgaaactgttttgaatatagaactacgtttgtccaatttaGAAGCCGTCCAAACAAGAAAGATTtgatcttttccacagaactttttttcgtgacgttacaacgcaaacttcaaccaggtgaaactcaggcttccgtgaaccgattttcttttttttaatctcatttgaaagatctttttgagtacaaagagcatacaaaatttcatatttgtaaagttttccgtatttgaataaaatttaaaaatgttgatttttcgtgacgttacaacgcaataaaaacccatactatgatcagccatatttcagagttgtaaagtcttccgattaaaaatcttttcatgataaaaaatcttcatacatttatctacaattgatggaagacttttgaaaaatcagtgtgatggtgtttaaaatacgacagtttggatgaaaaatgtgcctaaaagacttaaaatcacggtTTTAATGTTattcttaatcgtcgttcaatttatatttattgtcacactaatatcatgtcgaatacatttttgggtgacaaaagtaatgtagaatgtgataaaaatgtcaaatatgccataactcaactttgaaaaattggtattgatgatacggggctcgTAGAATGTGTCGTTAACAGTTTTAAAAttagaaaataataataaaatagctTAATTTTCGCCTTGGTCCACTTGACTGTCTGGACCTCGGTCTGATTCCATCCCGACTTTGATTTTTGGTGGTTCCAGCGCATATTGGCCAAAGCAGATTCTTTGGAAGGAGACACCACGGGGACCGAGACGGGGACACACACAGGGTGACTTTCGGAGCTCATTCATTTGGCTTGTTCGTCTTCGACTTGGTCTTCGACATGTTTTTTCGTCACATGGACACGGTCTTCCATTTCGGACAAGTTCCTGTAAAATATAAACATCGGCACAATTATGTTTTATTCCACAGGTTTGTCGATCTAAACTTACCGGATTCattttcttcaacattttctgaATGAAAACTACCTTAAAAATATAGATTTTTCAATAATAACCGTTAAGTCCGGACCGAGGTCCAGATTTAGCATGTTTTTCTTAAGTTTTTGACGGTTGAAACTGAGTTCTTTTCTGATGCCgatactcaaaagtgagtaaagCACTGATTTTCCTATAAGAGAGTAGTTAATAACTCACTTTGACAAATGCATGTTACTCACCTTTGACAGATTtagcaaaagtttgaaagtgagtATAATTTACTCACTTGAGAGTAGTGTTCAACGAGCGTGTGGGCCCCTCGTCGATTTGCCCGCCAGATTCCGGTTTGACAGCTGTCAAGTTCTGACGCCGCCTGGCCGTTTTAGAACAACATCAGTCCTGTCCCTCATCTGTTGAGCGGGCGAGAGAATCTCTCTTCCGCACACTGAAAATCATATCCACAAGAATGGTTCCAGTTTTGGCGTGAtgttattatgcgttgcgcgaaaatttgtacgcgcaagcgcccatacacctccgcctgtaagaaaaatcattttggtgttttcggcgcagtattccttggccaattcgcgcacttattgtagaagacaccataacgattaaacaaaccagcggaggtctattagcgattttgctcctttttcgctctctattttcttgcaacgggtaatatgaGCGGTTACAGAAGTTTTAAAAATCGCACAAAACGGCAGAATTTGCATGCCGTTTGATTGTTAttttattgtcagatttcttgaaacgtaaacaccgcgcggtcgttgaaatgtttcaaaaaggggctttgcacaaaagttcacgcggtctatcgttttcaaaaggaacagccgcaccgtaggaaacgccgcaatgttatttcccataagaatgaagtaaacagggagtgaaaaccgcggctgtacctttcggaagcgataggccgcgtgcacttttgtgcaaatccctcaataatgGGCAATGTTATCTAAAGACGAGCGTCTAAAATATCACCAATTTTCGATGTTGTCGTTTTCCAGCGGAAGTGATCCGTGTCGCCCCGACTTGATGCGAAATTCTTGCGCGTGGCTCCCATCGGCCGCGGAGAGTTTCGACATCTCTCGCGGCTGCTCGCCGTCCGCCGTCGACCAACGTTAGTACTAAATTTTCCATTCATGGTGTTTTTGTTGTCTCTCAAACACGCAGGCGGCGGTATTTTGGCTCTCCTCGGGGTTTAATCCGATGAAATATTATTGCGATTTTTTCGGTAGTGCGACAAACTAAACGGGTGCAATTTCGTGCGGAAAGTGTTCTCCAGCGAGCGGTGCATCGTTTACGCGTGGAATTCAGGTAAGCGGCGGTCGCAAAAGTTGCACAAATTGCACGCGAAAATGGACGGGTGCTGGTCGTGGGACACCGAAAGGCAGAGCACAGACCAGCTAGCAGCAGCCAACCAGTCAacgagctgctgctgctgcgaggAGAAAAATtttctacgacgacgacgacgacggctactTTGCCTTCCATCATTGCCTCCTTGTTCTTCCTCGCTCGCTCGCATCGTGTCGTCGTCCGAACATAATCGCACACAAAGTCTTGATCGGATGGATGTGTGCGTGCGGTCTGTGGAAGGGAACGCACAGTGGGGAAAAAGTGTGTCTCGAGTGGACAAAAAAAGTGATGTGTTATGATGGGTGGTGACAATCAGTGATTTTGGTATTAATGCTGTATGAAATACCGTGCAGTAAGCTTGATACTACTATAGTCTTGGTACAACCAATTGGTATTTTCAATGGGGACTTAGATAaacagaacatccaagatgtATCGTCCAGTGTTTGTAGATGTTTGGATTCTGGGAAATCTTTCAATCCTGGTCCTAAATCTTACTCAGAAGCGATTTAATCGAGCTAAACTTGCATCAAATTCGTCTCCTTATGGTGAAGCTTCAACCAGCTACGATagagaaataagaagatcaaagcgAACGAGATAGGTGAAGGAATTGAAAATACTGCTGAAACTGCCAGTCTTCTCAAATAGTTCTTTCAAAAGACAAtatttcagaatactgttttcggATAAGTTATTCCAGCATTGGTAACTTCCAGATTTATTCGGATTGtccagatttttgaggtctcattGTACACAAAATATGTTTTTCTTGTATGTGTAAGGTTTTCCTCGGAATTTATAAGGTTTTGcttggaatttgtaaggtttctCACACGTTTGCATATTTTAACAGGCCTATCTACCTAAATCACttagattttatgaaaatttatctGTCGTCCCCTTGTTACAGACACACAATATGCAACCCTACAAATGCTAGGGCTGACGTTGGGCGCTATTATTGCAAAAATATAGTGAAACATTACAAATGTATAATAAatatctggacgaacatttgaaaagggtctatctgctttttgtaaacaaacatgtttctgtctctgcagggcccatctgcatccacccacgcacatcaacacctttaacagatagcttgaagaacactctttctgataagggtgttgatgtgcgtgggtggatgcagatgggccctacagagacaaaaacatgtttgtttacgcaaagcagataggcccttttcaaatgttcgtccagatatGTAACATCACTGATAACATATTGTTAGTTGTGGAATACTACAAATGCGCAATGAACTAGGACATCTCATTTAGATATATACAATAAACaacataaattttgaaaatattcagcaataggaggcaatcagtgaagtactagattgaaagtagtgagctggatttttgtatggtgagatgttcaattctccatttctgcaatgaaatggtgcaaacagcgtgggttatatgatttcttgactaatttgatgctgtttgagcaaaagtttgggtaactgtgttgttgaagttgcatgaaataaataatacaacaacaaagttatccaaacttttgctcaaacagcatcaaattagccaagaaatcatataacccacgctgtttgcaccatttcattgcagaaatgcagaattgaacatctcaccatacaaaaatccagctcactactttcaatctagtacttcactgattgcctcctattcctaCCGATAATTCTGCATAGATTTATCCTAAGATTCCTACCAGGTTTCATATAGTAAATCCTCCCGAGACTATTGtaggaaattctcctagaattcgtcAAGGTGTTCTTTTGGGGGCTCCTCCCGGGgtttctgttgggattccttccggaattctcccaaggattccttcagggaatttttcAGAGATATCTTCTAGAATCGTACATGTCTTCCGAaaaaaggattcttctggaatcataGTTCCACCGGAACAAACTTTCCTTATACTATCCCAAAATCTAAAAGCAATTGCAAAGGTTTTCCCTCGATTTCTCCTTTCTAGAAAATTATGTGTTATTGAGTTGAATTTAAATCGCCATATGTGTAAAAGAAAAACGTTACTGATGAAAGGATCTCCAAATCTCAGTCCAAGAAAAAGTGTATATATGTTAAGACTAAAACAAAcaataaaatgaaatgaaatgaaaaaagaaAATAGTTCCCCCGGAATTTCTTCACTGATTTGTACCgagatttttcagcaatttcttctgtcATTTTTCTCGGGACTCCTTCAGCGAATTCCCCAGAATTCACCttgggattctttccgggatttctccattgTGATTCTTTTATTGATTGATTACCCTTgaaattccattggggattccgtccgagattcattcagggatttcatcagagattcctcccaggattcccttAAGGATTGCTCCCGGGATTGCTTCCGGGTTTTGTCACAGATTATTCGTCAGATTCCATCAGGCATAACCCTAGCAATTTCCTGGGTattctcccgggattccctcagggatttctttcgggttgccttcaataattcctcccagAATGACTTCATTTATTTTATacctctcgagatttcttcatcgatttttaTTTGGTGTTCTTTGGGAGTTCTTCTCAAGATTCAATCTAGAtcataactttccaaccttcgtttcgcgaccccccaaccgcttgcaggcacgctttgattgttttacgaaaagcgcagtgacggcagactggggggtcgcgagagccaaggttgggaaccgtggatctagattcttccgagaattccttgagaaagttctcatgggattctttacGACAGTCCTTTATtgattgctcccggaattccaGCAGGGGCTTCTCTCACAACTCCTTCCGCCCTTCTGCCAGGTACTCCTcccgagattcattcagggattccggaaattcttcattgatttctctcaaGCTTCTTTTATGTATTTCTTTCGGcactttttctgagattccttcagagatttcctccgTCAATCCTTCCGGAAATTATTTATTAATCAATActcaattttcttcagggatttctctgggaattgttACTGGAACTCCTTTCGGAAGTCCTACTGAGATTCCTTTGTTGATTTCATcattaattcctctaggaattttcttacgagattctttcggggaattcttgtaggattccttcacagatattttccggcattccattagacattcctctcaggatttcttctgggattccatcacgGATTGTTCCCGAGATTACGCTAAGGATTCGTGTAGGATTCTTTCTGGGTTTTCTCCCGGGTTTCCatcctggatttcttcagtatAATTGCTCCCTCCctggatttcttcattaatttcaactagattttctttagagattctttaaagattcattcagatattctgaTCGGggttttctttcgggatttcttctgagatttataCCTCCTGCAAGCAAcccacatgtcatataagagcttCCTTTAGAAATATATTACGGTATTCGTTTGACATTCTTCTAGGGATTAtatttaatgattccttcaggaatcttttcatagttttctctggggatttctcatgggattctgtCAGAGACTCCCTCCGGGATTCTCTCAGagatctctcccaggattctttcaggaatgcctccaggaaatcctttcaaatttttttcaaagattactccaatgttcgtttagggattccttcagtgatttccgtTAGTATTTCTCCATAACTTTTTTTAAGACACTACTCCGTCTTCAACCACAGGTTTCACgatcactaacattagacaacggacaacacacgaaacacccagtggtccagtggagaattttctgtttgacgcaaagttttcaccgactggagcgggaatcgaacccatgctccgaggcttacgaaacggccagACGACTGCTGaacctaaccgcacggccacgaagcccactcaatttcttcagtaataactCCTACGATTGATTTAGGATTCCTCTTAACTCTTATGTAACATGCGTGTTGCTTaggatttttgggatttctatggggattccaactggattttcagggattagttCACTTTTTTTCCCGtaattctttgaataattctttccggggttcctttaggagtttatccCGATGTTTGACTGGGATTCTTCTCGgtttttaaagaaactccttccagagaattctcccggaatttctcctgggaattcacaatacgcgcgacgtgagacgaaacataacacttatagttcttacaatcgtcaagatattaaaatttacctttcgtcgaccggtttcgggcgcgatgtcgcccatcaacaggacaatgtccgactgattgccttcagttttcgtacgatgttcgtacacGTCCGAAGAGAAGAGATGCTACTGGGGAGTCGTGTCTACCAGACTAAAAAGACACGACGCAATGGGCgggtcgtcttcattcatcaacggcCTTCGTGTGTTGCTGATGAACATTGACTCCCAAGCGTTTAAGTGTAACGTTTTTGGAAGAGCTACAGAAAAGGCAAAACAGATCTGGTTAATTGAAGAAATCCGGTGTAAACATAGGTTATTATCGGAAGTGGAAGAGCAGTTATACCCACTCCATTTGCAACTGCTACAGCAAGTGGAATTCCACACAATAACCGAGTGTGTCGTGCGTAGATGTGAAGAAGAAAATAAAGTGTGTTGGCAAGAAGCGTTGTATAGTGTAACCCGTAATCTACCAAAACAAGTGCGTGATACCAAACAACGACATCGCCGAAAGTTACGCTCCCTCGAAAGCACGCAGATACCGAGAGCGAGACGATTACCACAGAACATCGAAAATTTTGTGGTAAATCTCTCGTCCACCGTGTTTACACAAGCAGAGCTGGATCTGCTCAACAAAGGGTTGAATTTCGCTGTTTCTCCTCAATGCGCTCCCCTTGCCGATATAGTCAATAACATTGAAAGCGCCATCCAATACGATAACCACACTGCTAAATCAGCTACTCGTCACAGCGTGAAGCAATGCCTTTTGCGAACGGCAAGCAAAAGGGAGAACGGAAAGTGCCCAAATTTCGATACTTGGTGCACAATTCGGCAGCTGAAAGCCCGTGACGTGGTATATTCCCGAGCAGATAAGGGGAATGCTGTGGTTGTAATGGATCGAGAAGACTATGATTCGAGAGTCCATGCAATGATCAGTGCCGGTCCGTATGAGGAATATAAATTCAAAAACGGCAAAACCAAAGATCCTCTCAACAAAATGATTGAGGAAGTAAATCATACGCGACAGACTGTGGCTCATCTGATGGGCGACGAGAAACTTGAAAGAAAGTTTCATGTTCCGAATCCAACGGTGGCATCTTTATACTGTCTACCGAAGATTCACAAAGATCCCATTGGAATGCGACCCATTTCCTCCAACATCCGCACCCCCACGGAAAAACTGGCAGCTTGGCTGGTGAATGAGATGAAGAAGTACCCTGTTAGGCATGGGAAAAGTGTGAAAAACTCGATCGATTTGGTGAAGAGATTGGAGGGTTTCAAATTCCGGAGGGGGGAAATTTTAGTTTCGTTTGATGTCGCCGCATTGTTTCCCAGCGTACCCGTCACCGAAGCCCTGCACAGCCTACGCCGACATCTAGAACGCAGCCGTGCTCCACCCAACCATATAGAGGCATATCTATCCGTAGCTCAGGTATGCATGAATCAAAACTTTTTCACCTTCAGGGGAAAGTTTTATAAACAGACGTTTGGACTTAGCATGGGTAGCAAGTTGTCCCCACTGCTTGCAGACCTCTTCATGAGCGACTTCGAGGATGAAGCTCAGAAGAAAAAACTGTTTCCGAGAATCTGGTGGCGATATGTAGATGATGTTTTCGCCCCGGTGAAGGAGCGTTACCTCGAGCAGACTCTGGCGATGCTAAATTCACAACACAACACAATCAATTTTACTGTAGAGAGAGAAGTGGAAGGGAGCCTACCGTTTCTCGATTTATTGATCACCAGAAAGGAAGACGACACGTTGAAGTTCGGTATATACCGCAAACCCACATCAACGGATAGGTATATCACATCTGACTCCAATCACTTTGGAGCTCAGAAGCAAGCTGCTTTTCACTCCATGGCACACCGGCTGTACAATATACCCATGGAGCGCGACGAGTTTGAAGAAGAAAAAAGTCGTGTGTATACAGCAGCTGA includes:
- the LOC134291617 gene encoding uncharacterized protein LOC134291617, producing MDLHIASIRELCERSDRVLVCGDYNQPRLDWLAADWSVSVAESSSLNAASTVLLDGMDFLNLSQRNAVRNELGRTLDLVFYSVENDMGIDESAVSLLPIDSHHPPLVLSLSSTFAQPAQIERNFEVRPLDFQLDLLNKGLNFAVSPQCAPLADIVNNIESAIQYDNHTAKSATRHSVKQCLLRTASKRENGKCPNFDTWCTIRQLKARDVVYSRADKGNAVVVMDREDYDSRVHAMISAGPYEEYKFKNGKTKDPLNKMIEEVNHTRQTVAHLMGDEKLERKFHVPNPTVASLYCLPKIHKDPIGMRPISSNIRTPTEKLAAWLVNEMKKYPVRHGKSVKNSIDLVKRLEGFKFRRGEILVSFDVAALFPSVPVTEALHSLRRHLERSRAPPNHIEAYLSVAQVCMNQNFFTFRGKFYKQTFGLSMGSKLSPLLADLFMSDFEDEAQKKKLFPRIWWRYVDDVFAPVKERYLEQTLAMLNSQHNTINFTVEREVEGSLPFLDLLITRKEDDTLKFGIYRKPTSTDRYITSDSNHFGAQKQAAFHSMAHRLYNIPMERDEFEEEKSRVYTAAEVNGYDRPFVNKILKKHKRKNHRRNITTLQQNPEETRRISLPFYPRITNQIKTALRRQNLHVVHKSDKTLRDLLCNLKDKVPPDEQSGIYEIPCKDCPAVYIGQTRRKVKVRLKEHKNAVQSSKATESSVAAHTVDSQHEIDWNNAKLVKSVRKTLHLNAWESMFISNTRRPLMNEDDPPIASCLFSLVDTTPQ